Genomic DNA from Lactuca sativa cultivar Salinas chromosome 8, Lsat_Salinas_v11, whole genome shotgun sequence:
GATATGCAACATTGCTTATATTTATCAAATGCTAAATTCTTATTTTGTTTCTTAAATTTCCCTATAATCATTTTTACAGAAGGAAAGATAGTCAAACTTGCAGAACAGTCTATACACATTGTTGTTCTTGGTTTCTCATCAGCAACCATTATAGAAGAAGATATTCGTGAAGAATTTAGTTACAAAGTTGTAAGTGAATGGCTACTATTGTGTTTGTAAAGATCCCCTTTTTTCTTCAACCACTTACAAATAAGTTGTGGAATTCCAAAAGTAATGCCAACAATACTTTTTGAATTTTTCTTGTTGCAGAAACATGGGAAGGAAGTATATGGTAGCAATGTTAACAGGCGCCATAAGATAGAGATTGGAACCATTCTACGTTTTGTTGTCAAGAGGTGATaaattcttctttttttttttttttcaagttatgttttttcttcataatcaattttaTGCACAGTTTGGATTGTATATGATTTTTGGGCATTTACATTTTGATTGCTAtagaaatttatgtttttcatcCAACTTATGCAAAAGATAATTCAGTCAAATTTATAAATGACCTGACCTTGAATGTTGATGATTCTAGTTTTGATGAGGAAATACTTCATATATCCGGATCATTGCTTCCAAATCACACAGGAAGTGTTAGCTGGTTGGATAAACCTGCAGAAGAGGCACATACTGAGAGGTTATTTTATTAACATGTTATAAAATGATTTTTGATTTGAATAAGCATCAAGTTTTTTTTGACATTATTATTAATTACTTGGCTCCAGTAATACCaagaagaggagagaggttgaaaTGCAGAATGACAAAGTGTCAGAGGATTCATTTGCTGATAAGCATCGGGTGAAGAAGTCAAAGGAGAAACAACAAAGTAGCAATGGCATGTGAAATATTTTCATTGAAATGTTGTGATTTGTAGCAAGTAAGTAATTCTTGAGGGGGTATATGTGACATTTGGTACAGCAGTAGTTAAGTGATGAGTTGGATAAAATTCAATGCCATGTATGCCAATTTTTGTATTGTTGTGGTTGATGATGGTCTCCAGCAAAGTTGCTTATTTTCAAAATTGCCACTAAACCATTACTATTTTTATATTTGCAAAACCCCAAATAAACATTGCAATGGGTTTGGAAGAAAAAAAACACATGGACCTTTTTGCAAAAATTTCCATAAATTTGTTTTTGTCAATTTAGAATAGAGTCGACTTGTATAACACTTATACTTGGCACTTGGTTTCAATATAACTATTAAGACTTCATCACAAAGTGTGGTGGGTCGTAAGTATTGGATTTGTTTGAGTTTGTTGTTGAAGCTTTTCGTAGCTTGTTCTTCTCTTAATTTGAGGTAAAAAAGATTTGGTTTATTGCTTAAGCATTAAACTAAAAAAAGGTATCAAAATATAAAATAGAATCTGGAATAGTGAAGAGTTAGAGAAAAAAATGTACACATTACAATATGATATTTTGTATTTACCAATGTTTAAAATAGTACGGAGTGAAACGTAATGCATTTATATGTTTGCTTATTCGCTCATTGTTGCAAATATTTTCAAGGAAGCAAAAAAGTAGAATTAACCAAAAAGATGGATGGATGAAGTATCAAATATCATCTCTTCCTATGtgatttattctttatttattgaAGAGGTGGTATTAAtgataaagaaaaagaaagaagaaagaagaaaagaatcatatttttaaagaaaaagaaagaagaaaagaatcaTATTTTTGTGTGTTTCAATTGTGTTTATTCTTTGAGTatgaaactaaaaaaaaaaagaacaaaatgtGAAACTGTTTTTACAATTATGATCTTGAGAAAACAATGTACACAATataatatcatattttttttttattttgttgatGTTTAAAACATTCATAAAATACatcataaattatgaaattttgtgatataaaaattattataatcagaaattccatattaattataaCGAACAAATAGAAAAGCTTGGTTTGTAAACTACTCAAACAAAATTAAATTCCATCTGTAACCACTTTTAACAAATTTCACTGATTacttctttggataaaagaaaAAGGAGTGACAAAAAAGCAAAATAACCAATAGTACATAGAAAAGAACAAAAAAAGTCCACACCGTTTCGTGAATTTGCCACATATGTTCTTTTTCTTTGTTATAAATATGATAACATCTTTGTTCATACGGAAATATATAATTATCATGGAGGCACTTCAAGTACTTGAACACAAGCATCCATTAAAGCTCGTTGATTTACAGCTACAATTacaaaatgaagaagaagaaaaagaagatggtgatgctgatgctgatgaagatgatgatggtgatgatgtgaTTACAAAAGAGGGCTTTAGAGGTGCATGTGACAGGTGTGGTGAAGAAATCAATGTGTACCACAGGCACTACTACAAGTGTATGGCAGATTCATCGTGTGATTTCTCACTTCACAAATTTTGTGGTGAGATCCCAACACGTTTGGAGATCGCATTTCATCCACATCCTCTTACCATGTTTATGCTTCGTTATAATTGGTCATGCAATATTTGTGGGAGTAAGCATAAGCCAGGTGAGTTGCGTTACATTTGTTttgaatgtgaattttggattgatGTAAACTGTGCAGTGGATATAAGAAAAAGGATCATCCATCATCCATGCCACCCACACTTGCTAACATGTGCTATCACAAAGCCTGTTTTATGCGACTGTAGTGCTTGTGGGAGAAGACATGAAGGGATGTTCTATAACTGCACCACTTGTACCAACTTCACCATACACAGTGAATGTGCTTTCCTATCAAAATCTTTGCTAATCCAAGAGAGGACACATGGTGCTTTTTATCATACCCATCCGCTCACCATTTCATATTCATTCCCCAGAGAGGATCAAAAAGCTAAACATGATCCTAGATGCAGAGTATGTGGTCATGATTTTCGAGCTATGGAGAATCTTTGGATTTACAAATGTGATGAATGCATGTACTACACCCATGTGGATTGCGCAACATCAAGAAGAGAGCCATTCATGTCCATCTTCTTGCCTCCTGGTAACTAATGGATCCTTTCTTTTCATTATCATTCACTCATGTTACAAATTTCATGAGTGAATTAATTAATTACGTGTATGTAGCTTTATTAATTTGAGATATACTCGTGACTTGATTTTCAATTTATCAGGCGTTGGCAGAACCAGAAAAAACTATAAAGTTGGTGACCATCGTCATCTTCTTCATCTCCCATTCCCTGATGAAACATACAGCCTACCAAAACACTTGTTTTTCCAACAAACCGATCATCATCATAAGGTAAACCTAACACACATTAGTCATCGACACCCTTTAATTCTAGTTGATCACACACTGAGCAATGGGCAAAACTCCTCCTCTTCTTGGTTATTAAAGTGCCATAACCCAATGAAAAAGACCCAACTGCTATGCAATGGATGCCTTAAACCCATCACAGCAACCATGCCATTTTACAGGTGTGCTACTAAAAATGATGATCAGATTCAGATTCAGGGGGTTTGCAATAACTTTGCTCTCCATGAGTGGTGCACACGACTCCCCCCAGTAATAGAAAACCACCCGGGCCACCCACAACATACCCTCCATCTCATTTACTCAAACATCCCTGGTTGCAAGTTCGATGTGTTCAAATGCAATGTTTGTTATCTACATTGCAATGGGTTTGCGTATGGTTGCGCCCAATGTAAATACTATGTTGATGTTACCTGTGGGCTTATACCTAAAGAAATCACACACAAAGCTCACCCGAATCACCTTCTTTCAATAGTTAACGTAGAATATAGGGATGATCACACTCCTTGTTATATGTGTCGCCGACATCATACTCCAGGTCAACTTTCATTCCGTTGTGACACGTGTGATATTTATATACATCCGGAATGTGCTTTGTTATTAGCCAAGACAGTCAATCACAAGTATGACAAGCATCCCATGAAGCTAAGTTACCTCCCGATTGAGAACCACAAGAGTGAATACTTTTGTGAAATTTGTGAGGAGGATTTGAATCCTCATCAATCTTTCTATCATTGTCATGATTGTGTTCAGTCGATACATACTGCTTGTGCTCCGTTAATACTTCAGAGCGAGACACATACGTATATCAGGTATCAGAGAAGCACTTATGAATTTGTGAATATAAAGTTTGGAGGCATTCAACAAGGCCGTCTCACATTGGCTCAAGGTCTTATGTCAGATGGTGAATGTAGAAATTGTGGTTGGGGAGTACAGTATGAAATGGTCTTTAAAAGGTTCGACTACTATAAATTTGTAGTTCATTACCGTTGTTATAAGTAATTAagtactactactactactaacaGAGTTTTTGGTTTCTCTTCCTCATGTTTgaaactaaataaatatgatttgtaaTTGTCATTACTCTTACTTGTATTATATCCCCTAAATTTCATGTGTGTGATGATACAATAAAATAATTGAATTTAACGTGTCCATGCTACATTTGTCCATTCCCActtcccaatatatatatatatatatatatatatatatatatatatatatatatatatatatatatatatatatatatatatatatatatactactactactactactacacgGGTACGGGTCTGCAAAGTAAAAAAACTTTTAAACTTAATACACTTAGTGATAGTTAATAACACACTCATATCAGAATTTGTGatgtaaatatttaaaaatatgaaCACACGTTAAGGATAATCATAAAAAATATGAACACATATGACAAGAATCGTGAACCTTTTAAATGGATTGTGTAATAGCACAAGATTGACATGCAAAAGTTTTCAGCACAATTTCATTGAGGCGGAAAACCGATTCTGGAAGATATATACCTAGATTTGAAATTGTTTGTCCCTGAACTTTATTGGTTGCCATTGCAAAACATAACCGCATTGGAAATTGTTTTTTCTTTAGCTTGAATGGGAACATGTCATCTTCAAACAGAAATTGAGGAATCCTTGGCAAAATTTATCTATTTGGCATTATCTAGAGGGATATCACGTGTCAATACAAAAATATTAGTAAATCTTGAAGAACAATTCAACGACAGTTAAGTCTATACATCAAATGAGTTAATGTATATTTGTAAAGAATCCCAACTTTTCATATTTTAATTCTTATTGATTTCGTTTCTGCTAACATGACCCTTGTTGATATTGTTTAGATATAGTAAATTATTTGCACAAAAACACTAATCGCCTCTAGAAATTAATTTCTTAAAGAAATTATTCGCACCCGTCGCTTTGCgcggtgtgtatatatatatatatatatatatatatatatatatatatatatacacatataaagagagagagagagagagagagagagagagagagagagatgaaggatcatttgagaactcaaagtttcctgagaacccgagaactaatcAATGATCGTTAGATTAAAATAATAGAGGGTTAGGATGCTTTGTGGTATATTTTTAAATATGTGAAAATAAAAATGGACGGGGGCATcttatctaccctaataaatgaaaatgattttgccacatgttattctctcataaaattagccacatatcattttatcattatttaagatatatttattttccacttgtcattattttaatttttattttcaatatatcattaatttagtttccataaattaaacctaccattaatttcaaattttaaattttaaattttaaatttcaaataaatttacagtttaaacctttatgtttaacattttattataattaacccgtttattacacaataaacacataatttcaatttatttattttttatatgttttttctcataattttcacttatttcaatttcaaattcaaataaaatttctatttaatcgttttgtacttaacattttgttttaatcaacccgtataatatacgggtctcacaactagttaaaAAGAATCAAGGGTATTTTTTGGACAATGTAATTGATTCCCCCTTTTCAGATTTAATCACGTTAACtttgcctctctctctctctctctctctctctctctctctctcttcatcctacctctctccctctctctacaCATACATCACGTCTTTATCGTTGATTGTTGGATGAAGCCACCGTTTGAAATCCATGGCCGCCTCCGATAATCGTCACCCCCATCAATTGATAGGCTTCCTCATCGTCTCCCCCCTCTCTTTCTCCCtcacaaacacaaacacacacacacacatctttaTGTCTTCGAGACGGAGATTCATTTAATCAGGATAACATTGGAGAGAATCGAGTACGCCGATCTTCCCTAAAAACAACATCGCCACCATCGCCTCCTCCTAAACCTACAACATATCCGCCTCCACTAAAACCTACACTGTAATCACCTCCCGGAATAAATCTTATTGCATTTGTATTTGGTTATCGATGAAGTCCGAGGAGGAGTTAAATGTCTTCACTCATCGTCTTCATATTGATGAATCCAGGTTTGTAGAATTCTCTATAAAAAACGAAACGAAATTCGCATCTCCACTGTATTTCGGACGATCGATCGAGTATTTGATTAGAGAAGCTTCCACTGTCAAATAAGCCTTTGATTAGAGAAGACGATCCTATGCCAATCAAGTATTTGATTGTACAAGCATCTATTGCCAAATTGACCTAAACGGATCTATACCACATATAACCACCAATAAATCGAAATGAAAACTCCGACAATCAAGTGCCTACAACTACAATAAGGTAAATCATTAATCTCATTTTCTGAATGTTTATTTCAGTATTTATGTTATTCTCATAAGTTAAAGGTTTCTTTGAGTGACCAGATAAGGTTTTATTACAGATAAGGTTGTTCACCAATCATTGTTAGGATCCACCTTATCAAACATGTTGTTAGTTATTGGTTGTGCTTTTTTTACTGGTGGCATTGTGCATTATCCAACAGTTCAACGTTTCAACCAGGCAATTCACCATTTTGGAATATGATTCCATTCCGTTGTATGGTGGAATTTAGATCTCTGGAATCACTCATTTAGTCATTTGTATGTTCGTATATATGAATGCACTTAGCAGTTCTTATGGTAACCTGAAGACTTGAATCTTTTAGATCGTGTGCTTTAGCTTATATGAGAACATAACAAAGATGAATGTTAACTGTAGATTATAAGTTCCAAAGTTAACATTGTAGTGAAGGCATCAAATTATTTTGAATGTTTAGATTTTGATGTATGCTTTTGTTCTTTTCTTTGGCCCTGattacaaatgtatatttttcaaTTTATTACATGATACATAAGCAAATGATTGGCATTTGCTTTTTGGTTAAAATTCAATTTTGCCCATGATGATTATAAATGAGAATCAATATCGATTCATCTATTTGATAAATAATACACATTACACTACATATATTTCAATAGGGAAATTTATACAAAAGCACTTAAGTTTACAACAACATTTTTACCCTAACGTTTTTTTGGTGAAATTTCTTATGCAAGACATAATGTTTGATATTGAAGCAAATGATCATGTTGTTGAACTTGGCATATGCAAGCTATCTTTTCTTTCAGCTTAAGAGTCTTGATCTTGATCAAAGGCGAAAGGAACAATGGGAAAGAACTACTTGAGCACAAAATGGATTTTATTTTGCTAAAATGTTAGGGTTTGGTGATCTTGGAGGCCCAAAACTTTATGCTGCTAAAGAATACTCACTTCATTCTAGATATCTTGCTAAAACCAATTCTCTTAATCTTTCTGAAATAGCAGAAACTGGTGATCTTTGCAAGTGAGTAATCTGTTCAAAATGATATATTGTTATATTGTTTGTGTTTATGACTCTTTTTTTAGTTTTTGGTATTATATGTTTTTATGCTATGTCATCTTTTTTAGGTATTAGGATTTGAGACAACAAAATCCAGTCCACACACAACAACTACCTGATTGTTTGCTATGAACTTACAATgagactgtcacacccccgaaccagacggcggaaacgtccgggggctgtcgtgactcaattgcatatcataacattgaatatatatgaaacataacaacattcgtcaccattcatttcatattacaaccagtagtgtttacatgtcatacattgtttaaaacattacattcacaaaaattaatttgttccattcattcaaaattaaactgcaaccgtcactggatatgatttcccttgattcactggttccctgagaatacaagtattttgaaaaacgtcaacatatgaaatgttggtgagttcataagtagtgtttgaaatcgaatgtttgtattgcttgaaaaaccaccagaaaatccgatattttctgaaaagaaaagcttttgaaaacgtttgtgaagatccataggtatgcttgtttgtttctatacttgtaaaaaaaaaatgttcattgaaaatgtatgcatttcaaatctgtatgtattgaaaaccctagggaaacccgatgttcccctagttcctttggaatccattaagttacgttgaaaccattacgaagatagcagtgtcagtcccaggcgacgttggaaggttctcgagcatgattatttactacaaacccgcattacacaaacgcccagtttatagttatactaacgatcccgaaggcgtcgtccgtactaatcacgttatccaatcgccctgactaggtgtagtcccacatccaaAGAGAAAGAGatcacgaagaccccgatgactccattaatcggttggggaaaatatgtgtgcgaggggtccccgacccgcctcgtaaaatatgcagactcttctagcaataccaaggacccttggggaccagtggtacaagccattgaaagtcactctacgttgtgccaagtcggtgaaactcagcacttcgtagaaaataagtgtcttcgggccttaagatcaggtcattgggctagctaggcccaacaagcaagattttacacttttggggcccgaagatggtgcgtagacgtctgtgcacactcgtatgtatatgtattaccaaacgttatttgtatgattcgtagtgtcgaagagttagtagttgtagatttccattggctcgagaccgagccaattcgtttaacaacgacttttggtattgtaatgagttgtatttcgtcgatagtcgaggtgtcattgtttgatcaaattgtacatattgaattagccttgtaatatttctgttttcagcccctcattatttgtaaaaattacattttcacCCTTTCattgtaatatttcccggtttggtccttaaactatttttcttgacattttaacaccaaaaattattgaaattaatattttccagcatatttttcatagaaaacagtttaagtccctgaaaatgcagtttttctcgattttagcccttcttttcgcaattttgacaattttggcccaaattggaaaaatttttgcaactttggtcctttttaaatttaaaaagcattttaaacctttgaaaaggatttgggacacttatagtccactgttttacagaaattcacagttttggccctccaaaacagaaaaattcgcataatgggcctccttgggccgaaattttcatttttagcccaataagcttgaaatttatgtttttaatcctctaattgaatataattccagaaatagttttatggaaactgttttggcacatttcatccatcagaatctgtgaaatgtcaatttgggcccttaattttgtatttttcacatttttggcccaaaatgggtgtttttagcttaaagaaaattgttgctaaccacttagctatttttcttgtatcactttatatgtagaaatatatttgaagctaaaatcataaaacataagttatatctcggttttgaggggtttaatggctagatccaacattaaaacacatataagcatacatataagcatggaaatcatacaaggcatacaaacacatatagatctacactttcacttgtattccccccccccccccccacaaaactcataaaaacagaaaataggggtatgaatctcaccttggggtgttgactcggttttgcaaggaaaaatggaaggaaaatgaagtgatttttggcctaagctccctttgatgaagatctcgagtttgagatggttctagggtgcaagatcacgatttttgcatggattaggaggagatttttgataaataaagaatacaagtcatagatccaagcaaaaccttaccttagatgaagaattttgtggaagaaccttcttgaatgcttccaaattttcgagattttggatggaggggaagagatgttcttgagtgatctagagaggatttgagagatttttgagtgtgtgtgtgggtgtatggccgagagtgagagagaagagaagaagagatgtgatcttgaagtgatatgcatggaagcatgggaagtaatgcatggaagtcctatgggtaatagtgaggtggcaaccaaagtcaacttctcttcttatcctcttgagtttgggcctttgggccgagattttagagagggaaaagaaaaatttgggctttttcccttaagcccaaaattagagttagttagagtgtgttttatgcttaaga
This window encodes:
- the LOC111898880 gene encoding uncharacterized protein LOC111898880; translation: MEGLKVSDAELVLYLHPSKSKNVSQAIFRELSSMLFKFNETFDGVLLAYSASTQKELAKILPGLNPYFGVRLQAQLLLFYPKPDMLLEGKIVKLAEQSIHIVVLGFSSATIIEEDIREEFSYKVKHGKEVYGSNVNRRHKIEIGTILRFVVKSFDEEILHISGSLLPNHTGSVSWLDKPAEEAHTESNTKKRREVEMQNDKVSEDSFADKHRVKKSKEKQQSSNGM
- the LOC111898877 gene encoding uncharacterized protein LOC111898877, with protein sequence MITSLFIRKYIIIMEALQVLEHKHPLKLVDLQLQLQNEEEEKEDGDADADEDDDGDDVITKEGFRGACDRCGEEINVYHRHYYKCMADSSCDFSLHKFCGEIPTRLEIAFHPHPLTMFMLRYNWSCNICGSKHKPGELRYICFECEFWIDVNCAVDIRKRIIHHPCHPHLLTCAITKPVLCDCSACGRRHEGMFYNCTTCTNFTIHSECAFLSKSLLIQERTHGAFYHTHPLTISYSFPREDQKAKHDPRCRVCGHDFRAMENLWIYKCDECMYYTHVDCATSRREPFMSIFLPPGVGRTRKNYKVGDHRHLLHLPFPDETYSLPKHLFFQQTDHHHKVNLTHISHRHPLILVDHTLSNGQNSSSSWLLKCHNPMKKTQLLCNGCLKPITATMPFYRCATKNDDQIQIQGVCNNFALHEWCTRLPPVIENHPGHPQHTLHLIYSNIPGCKFDVFKCNVCYLHCNGFAYGCAQCKYYVDVTCGLIPKEITHKAHPNHLLSIVNVEYRDDHTPCYMCRRHHTPGQLSFRCDTCDIYIHPECALLLAKTVNHKYDKHPMKLSYLPIENHKSEYFCEICEEDLNPHQSFYHCHDCVQSIHTACAPLILQSETHTYIRYQRSTYEFVNIKFGGIQQGRLTLAQGLMSDGECRNCGWGVQYEMVFKRFDYYKFVVHYRCYK